One window of Candidatus Bathyarchaeia archaeon genomic DNA carries:
- a CDS encoding VTT domain-containing protein produces MLDLINVWQDLSWLKQFNDWIKYIALQYGYFGIFIASFIGAASIIVPIPYTVLIFMLGKYLNPFILAFSAGAGASLGEFFGYLLGYYGRAIISEERRRKINYVLRLFSRYGSLAIFIFALTPLPDDLLFIPLGIMHYSFIRAFIPCFLGKMFMSFILAYGGQLSLGFIEMMFGGEEGNLWVMIATTVLLIIIVIAMLKIDWEKVIPLEEKSRGSEGKSES; encoded by the coding sequence ATGTTAGATTTGATAAATGTTTGGCAGGATCTATCCTGGCTTAAGCAGTTTAACGATTGGATAAAATATATTGCATTACAATATGGTTATTTTGGCATTTTTATTGCAAGTTTTATAGGGGCAGCATCCATAATTGTTCCAATACCTTACACAGTACTGATATTTATGCTAGGCAAATACCTCAATCCATTCATTTTAGCTTTCTCAGCGGGTGCTGGAGCTTCTCTAGGGGAATTTTTTGGTTATTTGCTGGGCTATTACGGTAGGGCGATTATAAGCGAAGAGAGGAGGAGAAAAATAAATTATGTTTTAAGATTATTTAGCCGCTATGGCTCTCTGGCAATTTTTATTTTTGCATTAACACCTCTTCCTGATGACCTTCTTTTTATACCACTTGGGATAATGCATTATAGTTTCATTAGGGCTTTTATACCATGTTTTCTTGGAAAGATGTTCATGAGCTTCATATTGGCTTATGGTGGACAATTATCGCTAGGCTTCATAGAAATGATGTTTGGTGGTGAGGAGGGTAATTTATGGGTGATGATAGCAACAACAGTCCTATTAATTATAATAGTTATTGCCATGCTTAAGATAGATTGGGAAAAAGTTATTCCCTTAGAAGAAAAAAGCAGGGGTTCCGAGGGGAAATCCGAATCTTAA
- a CDS encoding DNA-directed DNA polymerase I: protein MPQKSLDEFYKMFKSENNKISEEELSKQEEEIEEEESEILTEKIEEGNAPENLPPSYLVSAGYDSSRGVVYLKLYDPNTQRIYFWFDNTGHKPYLLTNIPVDELKKLERIVNHPSFDNFEILDKYDALYDQKITVTKVIAKDPLAIGGRPKGCIRDIIPEDYPLIFGNSREVKVWEAIIKYYQCYIYDRGLQPGMLYRIEGGKLIQHTHEESEENVKKIITNLFGDESNDLLPYLELWAKLLEYPAPKMRRVALDIEVFSPIATRVPDPEEASQKVICASLVGSDGKKRVLLLKREGIEEGDMNFPSDVSIEFYTLETDLLRAIFSALNDYPFVITFNGDDFDLNYLYHRAKNLGFSKSEIPIERGRKTCLLKYGVHVDLYRFFLNRSIQVYAFGQKYRNVTLDEVARALLGRSKIELTKPVSEASYGELAKYCLNDAEITLSLTSYNDDLVMKLLLVLTRISRMPMEDVSRQGVSKWIRSFMYYEHRKRNMLIPNSSDIIAARGTTTTKAIIKGKKYMGAIVVRPIPGVHFNVAVMDFQSLYPSIIKVYNLGYQTVRCVHEECKDNIVPGAPHWICKKHRALESALIGALRDLRVKWYKPKAKDKSIPSEQRNWYNVIQSALKVILNASYGVFGAEIFDLYCPPAAETISAIGRSIITQTIDKARELGIEVIYGDTDSLFLKNPSPDQIKNLSEWAEKTLGMDLEVDKYYRYAVLSSRKKNYLGVLEDGEVDVKGLTGKKRHIPPFIKRYFDMIEGILSRVKTPAEFERAKRNIEQIIRECYMKLKNREWEDINDLAFEVVLGKVPEAYDKTTPQHVKAALILRAKGIELKAGDTIRFVKITREPFVKPVQLATSKEIDVDKYIGYLRTTFDQILDALNLEFDEIVGLTRLEQFM, encoded by the coding sequence ATGCCGCAGAAAAGCTTAGATGAATTCTATAAAATGTTCAAGTCTGAAAACAACAAGATTAGCGAGGAGGAACTCTCTAAACAGGAAGAAGAGATTGAGGAGGAAGAAAGCGAAATATTAACTGAGAAGATTGAGGAGGGAAATGCACCAGAGAATCTTCCACCTTCATATCTTGTTTCGGCTGGCTATGATAGCTCAAGAGGCGTTGTTTATCTGAAACTTTATGACCCGAACACACAGCGCATATACTTCTGGTTCGATAATACTGGGCATAAACCTTATCTTCTCACCAATATTCCAGTAGATGAGCTTAAAAAACTTGAGAGAATCGTTAATCACCCGAGTTTTGACAATTTCGAAATACTTGATAAATATGATGCTCTGTACGATCAAAAAATAACTGTAACTAAGGTTATTGCTAAAGATCCACTTGCAATTGGCGGTCGACCTAAAGGTTGCATAAGGGATATAATACCTGAAGATTATCCGCTCATATTTGGGAATAGTAGAGAGGTTAAGGTTTGGGAGGCAATCATCAAATATTACCAATGCTATATTTATGATCGCGGTCTTCAACCTGGCATGCTCTATAGAATTGAGGGCGGTAAATTAATCCAACATACTCATGAAGAATCAGAAGAAAATGTTAAGAAAATCATTACCAATCTTTTTGGAGATGAGTCAAATGATCTCCTACCATACCTAGAGCTCTGGGCTAAGCTCTTAGAATACCCAGCGCCAAAAATGCGCAGAGTAGCCCTCGATATAGAGGTTTTTTCGCCAATCGCAACACGCGTTCCAGATCCCGAGGAGGCTTCCCAAAAAGTAATATGTGCCTCATTGGTTGGCTCAGATGGGAAAAAGAGAGTTCTACTCCTTAAACGTGAAGGAATCGAAGAGGGTGATATGAATTTTCCAAGTGATGTCTCCATTGAATTTTACACTTTGGAAACAGATTTGCTTAGGGCAATCTTTAGCGCATTAAATGATTATCCCTTTGTAATAACATTTAATGGGGATGATTTCGATCTAAATTACCTCTATCATAGGGCTAAAAATCTAGGATTTTCAAAGAGCGAGATTCCAATAGAGAGAGGGCGAAAAACCTGCTTATTAAAATATGGCGTACACGTAGATTTATACAGATTCTTCCTCAATAGATCTATACAAGTTTATGCCTTCGGTCAGAAATATCGAAATGTAACCCTAGATGAAGTTGCACGCGCGTTACTAGGTAGATCAAAAATTGAATTAACAAAACCCGTATCAGAGGCTTCTTATGGCGAGCTTGCTAAATACTGCCTCAATGATGCTGAGATAACCTTGTCGCTCACATCTTATAACGATGATCTCGTGATGAAGCTCTTGCTAGTTTTAACTAGGATAAGCCGAATGCCAATGGAAGATGTCAGTAGACAGGGAGTTTCAAAATGGATTCGCAGTTTCATGTATTATGAGCACCGCAAAAGGAATATGCTTATCCCGAATAGTAGCGATATAATTGCGGCTAGGGGGACAACTACAACTAAAGCGATTATTAAGGGTAAAAAATATATGGGTGCTATAGTTGTTAGACCGATACCGGGAGTACATTTCAATGTAGCCGTAATGGACTTCCAAAGTCTATACCCGTCAATAATTAAGGTTTACAATCTCGGTTACCAAACTGTTAGGTGCGTACATGAGGAATGTAAGGATAACATTGTTCCAGGAGCACCACATTGGATATGTAAGAAGCATAGGGCTCTTGAAAGCGCACTTATAGGCGCGCTTAGAGATTTAAGAGTCAAATGGTATAAACCTAAAGCGAAAGATAAATCTATTCCAAGCGAGCAACGGAATTGGTATAATGTGATACAGAGCGCATTAAAGGTAATTCTAAACGCCTCTTATGGTGTTTTCGGAGCTGAGATATTTGATCTCTACTGTCCACCAGCTGCTGAAACAATATCGGCAATAGGTAGAAGTATAATTACCCAAACAATAGATAAAGCCCGCGAACTTGGGATTGAAGTAATATATGGTGACACAGACAGTCTATTCCTAAAGAATCCATCTCCAGATCAAATTAAGAACTTATCAGAATGGGCTGAGAAAACTCTGGGAATGGATCTTGAAGTTGACAAATATTATCGCTATGCTGTTTTAAGCTCTAGGAAAAAGAATTACTTAGGCGTTCTTGAAGATGGTGAGGTTGATGTTAAAGGACTTACGGGTAAGAAGCGACATATACCGCCATTTATAAAGAGATATTTTGACATGATTGAAGGGATACTGAGCCGTGTTAAGACTCCAGCTGAATTTGAGAGGGCAAAGAGAAATATTGAGCAGATAATACGTGAATGCTATATGAAGCTTAAGAACCGTGAATGGGAGGATATAAACGATTTAGCCTTTGAAGTAGTCTTAGGAAAAGTCCCGGAGGCATACGATAAAACCACGCCTCAGCATGTCAAGGCAGCATTAATACTTCGAGCAAAGGGTATTGAATTAAAGGCTGGGGACACAATAAGATTTGTTAAGATCACAAGAGAACCATTTGTTAAACCAGTTCAGCTGGCAACATCTAAAGAGATAGATGTTGACAAGTATATTGGGTATCTGAGAACAACGTTTGATCAGATCCTAGATGCATTAAACCTAGAGTTTGATGAAATAGTAGGGTTAACGAGACTTGAACAATTCATGTGA
- a CDS encoding DUF401 family protein, translating into MIRWLGFLLVILAILLLSRKNLGIAMFAGAIILELFFDPNNLLLRIWMNLINPSTILLATIVGLIPIISGVLNETGQIDELVRNMRIGRRTFLIMSPALIGLLPMPGGALLSAPLVNKAGAKLADERKAAINIWFRHILYLVYPLSADLIVSTRSAGIGLYQPIPYLSIILFLMTLLGFFFFLPGDLGEMTYEKPFSLKGLLSPLLILLIAPILDLILSELKILPLEELATLIAVLASLILSIFFGKLSLMGFYRVIIKSKPWNFAFMIVGIMVFLGVFRDSGILSLLADVPLTLDAIFGVAFLFGFITGRIVTPAGIIFPIYLVKFGTVSPLVFSLIYFGIFLGYVMTPVHPCVSLTLVSLKVDFKDYIRTIGPPIAVAASASLLAIHFLTP; encoded by the coding sequence TTGATTAGGTGGCTGGGCTTCCTCCTAGTGATACTTGCTATTCTGCTTTTATCTAGAAAAAATCTCGGGATTGCGATGTTTGCTGGAGCCATAATCTTAGAGTTATTCTTTGATCCAAATAATCTTCTATTAAGGATATGGATGAATCTAATTAATCCTTCAACAATTCTATTAGCAACTATTGTGGGCTTAATCCCGATAATTAGTGGCGTGCTTAATGAAACCGGGCAAATCGATGAATTAGTCAGAAATATGAGGATTGGAAGAAGAACTTTTCTAATAATGTCTCCAGCCCTCATAGGTTTATTACCTATGCCTGGTGGAGCCCTTCTTTCAGCTCCATTGGTGAATAAGGCTGGGGCTAAACTGGCTGATGAGAGAAAAGCTGCGATTAATATATGGTTCAGACACATTTTATATCTCGTTTATCCATTATCAGCTGATTTAATCGTTTCAACAAGGTCGGCGGGAATCGGACTTTATCAACCTATTCCATATTTATCCATAATTCTTTTCCTAATGACTCTTCTCGGCTTCTTTTTCTTTCTTCCTGGGGATCTTGGAGAAATGACGTATGAAAAACCCTTTTCTTTAAAGGGTCTACTTTCACCTTTACTTATTCTACTGATTGCACCAATACTAGATTTGATTCTAAGCGAGCTGAAAATTCTACCGCTGGAAGAATTAGCGACGTTAATCGCTGTTTTAGCAAGTTTAATTCTCTCCATATTTTTTGGGAAACTAAGTTTAATGGGTTTTTACCGTGTTATAATTAAATCCAAACCTTGGAATTTTGCTTTTATGATTGTTGGCATAATGGTATTTTTAGGGGTCTTTAGGGATTCAGGTATTCTTAGTTTACTTGCCGATGTTCCACTAACGCTGGACGCTATTTTTGGAGTTGCTTTTCTCTTCGGGTTCATAACTGGAAGAATCGTTACGCCCGCAGGCATAATTTTCCCAATATATCTAGTGAAGTTTGGAACGGTCTCTCCCCTAGTTTTCTCATTAATATATTTTGGAATATTTTTAGGCTACGTCATGACACCGGTACATCCATGTGTTTCCCTAACTTTAGTCTCGCTTAAAGTTGATTTCAAAGATTATATAAGAACTATAGGCCCACCTATAGCTGTCGCCGCTTCCGCAAGCTTGCTTGCCATACACTTCTTGACTCCATAA
- a CDS encoding NUDIX hydrolase yields the protein MVPNNKHTRRVYPEKPLVGVGAVVHVNNKILFIRRANEPGKGLWSIPGGLVEVGETLRDAVRREVEEETGVKIEVGNLIDVIENIIRDENGKVKFHYILIDFEAKPVREDISISPSSEVLEARWFTPEEIKDIPITNTARLLLKKMGIEI from the coding sequence ATGGTTCCTAATAATAAGCACACTAGGAGAGTTTATCCGGAAAAACCGCTTGTTGGGGTTGGAGCTGTTGTCCATGTAAATAATAAAATCTTATTTATTCGGAGAGCGAATGAGCCTGGAAAGGGCTTATGGTCAATACCTGGCGGTCTCGTTGAGGTTGGTGAGACACTTAGGGATGCTGTGAGACGTGAAGTTGAGGAGGAGACTGGTGTAAAAATTGAGGTCGGTAACCTCATAGATGTTATAGAGAATATTATTCGGGATGAGAATGGCAAAGTTAAATTTCATTATATCCTTATAGATTTTGAAGCTAAGCCCGTTAGAGAGGATATAAGTATATCTCCTTCATCGGAAGTTTTAGAAGCACGTTGGTTTACGCCTGAAGAAATAAAGGATATACCTATAACAAATACTGCGAGATTGCTTCTTAAGAAAATGGGCATAGAGATATAA
- the tpiA gene encoding triose-phosphate isomerase — MAELSKVRTPIILVNFKTYAEATGENAVKLAEMAEKVSIEAGICIGVAPQFVDISTIAKRVSIPVFAQHIDPIGYGSFTGHVLPESVKCAGAVGTLINHSERRLKLADIDAAVTRAREVGLISVVCTNNTPVSASAAALKPDMIAVEPPELIGTGIPVSKAKPEVVTSTVEAVKKINPDVTILCGAGITNGDDVAAAIRLGTEGILVASGIVRAKDPYKVMHEFAEAILRVQQR, encoded by the coding sequence ATGGCTGAGTTAAGTAAGGTTAGAACCCCAATTATACTCGTGAATTTCAAAACGTATGCTGAGGCTACTGGTGAAAATGCCGTTAAGCTGGCTGAGATGGCTGAAAAAGTCAGTATTGAAGCTGGCATATGTATTGGTGTAGCTCCACAATTTGTTGATATATCCACAATCGCTAAAAGGGTTAGTATACCGGTTTTCGCTCAGCATATAGACCCAATAGGTTACGGAAGCTTTACCGGGCATGTTCTTCCCGAATCTGTTAAGTGCGCTGGTGCGGTTGGGACATTAATTAATCACTCTGAGAGGAGGCTGAAATTAGCTGATATAGATGCTGCTGTAACTAGGGCGCGTGAGGTTGGACTTATATCAGTTGTATGCACTAATAATACACCCGTAAGTGCTTCAGCAGCAGCCCTTAAGCCAGACATGATAGCAGTTGAACCGCCAGAGCTCATAGGCACTGGTATACCAGTCTCAAAAGCTAAGCCAGAAGTCGTTACAAGTACTGTTGAAGCGGTTAAAAAGATTAATCCTGATGTCACAATTTTATGCGGTGCTGGAATAACTAATGGCGATGATGTTGCAGCAGCAATAAGACTTGGGACAGAGGGCATTCTAGTGGCAAGCGGTATCGTAAGAGCTAAAGACCCATACAAAGTTATGCACGAGTTTGCTGAGGCAATACTCAGAGTTCAACAACGCTGA
- a CDS encoding ARMT1-like domain-containing protein: MLRQYSEFNNAEASKKISGRGSEVMKVSFECALCLFQRGYIEIIEAAEDPELRLKAVSQLFKLLADNFTPETIPAVLGTMRDRVIKHATGNPDPYVEKKRLSNIEAMKVLSLAESIISESKSQEERFRKACLCAIVGNIIEFNIPGHNFSFNDLEKIILEAESNLAIDDIDEAFEIIGKSNLIVYLTDNAGEIALDMLLVRELKRLGKKVIVAVKGEPVYNDATIEDALFVGIDKVADKVITTGSDMMGLISSECSQEFLEAYNSADFIIAKGMGNAETLTETELKAPHLLLLRAKCINVANYFGVERDKNIAKLLYPKRNIGR; this comes from the coding sequence TTGCTGAGGCAATACTCAGAGTTCAACAACGCTGAAGCATCAAAGAAAATATCGGGAAGAGGCTCGGAGGTCATGAAGGTTAGCTTTGAATGCGCACTCTGCCTCTTCCAAAGGGGATACATAGAGATAATAGAGGCTGCTGAGGACCCAGAGTTAAGGCTTAAGGCTGTAAGCCAGCTCTTTAAGCTTTTAGCCGACAATTTTACCCCAGAGACCATACCGGCTGTTTTAGGGACAATGCGCGACAGAGTAATTAAGCATGCAACCGGAAACCCAGATCCATATGTAGAGAAGAAGAGACTGAGTAATATTGAAGCAATGAAGGTTCTCTCATTAGCTGAAAGCATTATCTCCGAGAGTAAAAGCCAGGAGGAGAGATTTAGAAAAGCATGCTTATGCGCGATAGTTGGCAATATTATAGAATTTAATATTCCTGGACACAATTTTAGCTTTAATGATCTTGAAAAGATTATTCTTGAGGCCGAATCAAATTTAGCCATAGATGATATAGATGAAGCCTTCGAAATTATAGGAAAATCAAATCTGATAGTTTATTTGACGGATAATGCTGGTGAAATAGCACTTGATATGCTACTTGTTAGAGAACTGAAGAGATTAGGTAAGAAAGTTATTGTTGCAGTGAAAGGCGAGCCAGTTTATAATGATGCTACAATTGAGGATGCATTATTCGTTGGAATAGATAAAGTGGCTGATAAGGTAATTACAACGGGATCCGACATGATGGGTTTAATATCATCCGAGTGCAGCCAAGAATTCCTAGAAGCCTACAATTCAGCAGATTTTATTATCGCTAAGGGTATGGGTAACGCTGAAACCCTAACGGAGACTGAACTAAAAGCACCGCATCTCCTACTACTTAGGGCTAAATGTATAAATGTCGCTAATTACTTTGGGGTTGAAAGAGATAAAAATATAGCCAAACTTCTATATCCCAAAAGGAACATCGGAAGATAG
- a CDS encoding CDP-alcohol phosphatidyltransferase family protein: MLTKIKARVQKIISTEARLMHKFGFKPNMVSAIGVILGIFSGVAYWAAGAASIHIETYRIRISLALLLLLSSGFCDALDGALARLYGETTILGGFLDSLLDRYVDAAVLCGLILGGLCESFWGLLAIVGSLLTSYARARSEAAGIPMESIGLVERAERILIIAVASAINIILPEISSLNIGTIILALASNITVIQRALYFSKRALSKSKDNDV, from the coding sequence ATGTTAACGAAAATTAAGGCTAGGGTTCAAAAGATAATCTCAACTGAAGCGAGATTAATGCATAAATTTGGCTTTAAACCGAATATGGTGAGCGCCATAGGAGTTATTTTAGGCATATTCTCTGGAGTAGCTTACTGGGCTGCTGGCGCAGCCTCAATTCACATAGAGACCTATAGGATCCGCATTTCTCTGGCGCTCCTCCTCTTATTATCCTCCGGATTCTGTGATGCCCTAGATGGCGCATTAGCCAGGCTCTACGGTGAGACAACAATCTTAGGCGGTTTCCTAGATTCTCTACTTGACAGATACGTGGATGCGGCGGTTCTATGCGGGTTAATTCTTGGAGGGTTATGTGAGTCGTTTTGGGGTCTCTTGGCGATAGTAGGCTCACTATTAACAAGCTATGCTAGAGCTAGGTCTGAGGCTGCGGGCATACCAATGGAATCTATAGGCCTAGTGGAGCGTGCTGAGAGGATCCTAATAATAGCTGTTGCAAGCGCTATAAACATAATTCTGCCAGAAATCTCCTCACTAAATATTGGCACAATTATATTGGCTTTAGCATCAAATATAACAGTTATTCAAAGAGCCCTCTACTTCTCCAAAAGAGCGCTATCTAAATCAAAAGATAATGATGTATAA
- a CDS encoding 30S ribosomal protein S26e — translation MPFKRKSRGRSKGQKGKSDYVHCSACGELVPRDKAKKVTKRISLVDPVLARELRQKGTYISSRAETLYYCVSCAVHRGIVKVRAREERKLRT, via the coding sequence ATGCCGTTTAAGCGTAAGAGTAGGGGTCGTTCAAAGGGTCAGAAGGGTAAGAGCGATTATGTTCATTGTAGTGCGTGCGGTGAGCTTGTTCCACGTGATAAGGCTAAGAAAGTTACTAAGCGTATATCGCTTGTTGACCCTGTTTTGGCTAGGGAGCTTAGGCAGAAGGGTACTTATATATCGAGTCGGGCTGAAACCCTTTACTACTGTGTCTCATGTGCGGTTCATAGGGGCATAGTTAAGGTTAGGGCGAGGGAAGAGAGGAAACTGAGGACATAA
- a CDS encoding ABC transporter substrate-binding protein, with protein MAAQLPRLLVFLIIGLLIGTGATYAYMSSVMSGAYADLNATIKNLNDKIASLQAIINELNKTVEYTIGVTLPLSGELESVGRKWETVVDMAIEDLNNEMKKYGIKVRFKQVVMDDKSLPTEALVAVQTLHQAGIKVIIGPAASSQVKTVKTYADENKIVIISPSSTAPTLAIPNDYIFRTVGSDAGQSKALATLVKSQGINKVIVFHRDDEYGVAFKAFFEREFTALGGIAIGMPYASGLPDYASEVAQLSARAREENVEGIVMITFDTDGANILRHAKDDPFLSSLRWFSSEGVHGTDELLEESIANFINITKLLGTRPLFRENPLLHEFSARYKARTGSDPPVFSANLYDAIMLAGWAIVRAGRYDGEAIKEALVEVASKYYGPSGLTMFDENGDKLLQDYSIWTVRFSEQEQKYVYVDIGSYSAGVITIEE; from the coding sequence ATGGCAGCTCAATTACCGCGGCTTTTAGTCTTCCTAATAATAGGGCTGCTTATAGGGACTGGCGCAACATACGCCTATATGTCATCAGTAATGAGCGGGGCATACGCCGACTTAAACGCGACAATAAAAAACCTAAATGATAAAATTGCATCTCTACAAGCGATAATTAATGAATTGAACAAAACTGTAGAATATACGATAGGTGTCACCTTACCATTATCGGGCGAGCTTGAATCTGTAGGTCGAAAATGGGAGACAGTTGTAGACATGGCAATTGAAGACTTAAACAATGAAATGAAAAAATACGGTATAAAAGTTAGGTTTAAGCAAGTTGTAATGGACGATAAGTCGCTTCCCACCGAAGCGCTAGTTGCTGTGCAGACGCTTCATCAAGCTGGCATAAAAGTTATAATTGGTCCAGCTGCAAGTTCCCAAGTTAAGACTGTAAAAACTTACGCTGACGAAAACAAGATAGTTATTATATCACCATCCTCAACAGCTCCAACACTAGCAATACCGAACGACTACATCTTTAGAACCGTTGGCTCAGATGCTGGGCAATCAAAGGCATTAGCAACACTCGTGAAATCTCAAGGCATTAATAAGGTAATAGTCTTCCATAGAGATGATGAATACGGTGTAGCGTTTAAGGCATTCTTTGAAAGAGAATTTACGGCTCTGGGCGGTATAGCGATAGGAATGCCATACGCATCCGGTTTGCCAGACTATGCTAGTGAGGTTGCACAATTAAGTGCAAGAGCTAGAGAGGAAAATGTTGAGGGTATAGTGATGATAACATTTGATACTGACGGTGCTAATATATTAAGACACGCTAAAGACGATCCATTCTTATCATCACTGAGATGGTTTTCAAGCGAAGGCGTTCATGGGACAGATGAGCTCCTTGAAGAAAGCATAGCCAACTTCATTAACATCACAAAGCTGCTAGGAACTAGACCGCTCTTCAGGGAGAACCCGCTACTTCATGAATTTTCCGCCCGATACAAGGCAAGAACAGGATCTGATCCTCCAGTATTCTCAGCGAATCTCTATGATGCCATTATGCTTGCTGGATGGGCTATTGTCAGAGCTGGAAGATACGATGGAGAAGCGATAAAAGAAGCCTTAGTTGAGGTTGCAAGTAAATACTATGGCCCCTCAGGGCTAACAATGTTTGATGAGAACGGAGATAAACTCTTACAAGACTATTCTATATGGACTGTTAGGTTCAGCGAGCAAGAGCAGAAATATGTTTATGTTGATATTGGAAGCTACTCTGCAGGCGTAATCACCATAGAAGAATAA
- a CDS encoding branched-chain amino acid ABC transporter permease, with product MMAELTNVIWYVCIYSLMAIPLTLSYRTSKVLNFAHSVYITVGAYIPALIGRGFGIRVPIILAILASFATGALLAVLTHILVFSPLIKRRSMPVTLMIASMGTWIFIKYMFNAILWILQKIWMTSLFNVAPDIEIPKTVSFIGIDVDAKFFFALVLTSAIFLLLALFLTKTKIGMGIRAVADNLELAQISGISRARILVITWAISGGLTSIGGLIWSLFAYVSPETGDSVILQVFACSVIGGLVSLPLTFLGSIIISLTENILIVFLHNYLGIDLSFRPFFSFFVLLTTILIRPPAGAGGGLPYRYLPKIKTLHKSILNVRGEKNNV from the coding sequence ATGATGGCGGAATTAACCAATGTGATATGGTATGTTTGCATATATAGCCTAATGGCTATACCATTAACGTTAAGTTACAGAACAAGTAAAGTCTTAAATTTTGCTCATAGCGTGTATATAACTGTTGGCGCATATATTCCAGCTTTAATTGGCAGGGGCTTTGGGATAAGGGTGCCAATTATCCTAGCAATTTTAGCTTCATTTGCCACTGGAGCCCTATTAGCTGTACTTACCCATATACTTGTTTTCTCTCCACTGATTAAAAGAAGGTCTATGCCAGTTACACTAATGATAGCCTCGATGGGCACGTGGATATTTATTAAATATATGTTCAATGCTATTTTATGGATTTTACAGAAAATATGGATGACTTCCCTATTTAATGTGGCTCCAGATATAGAAATCCCAAAAACAGTATCCTTTATAGGAATCGATGTTGATGCAAAGTTTTTCTTTGCCTTAGTGCTAACGTCAGCCATCTTCTTACTCCTGGCACTCTTTCTAACAAAGACTAAAATTGGTATGGGGATAAGAGCGGTCGCTGATAATCTTGAGTTAGCGCAAATTTCGGGGATTTCGAGGGCGAGAATATTAGTAATTACATGGGCTATTTCAGGTGGCCTTACGTCTATTGGTGGGCTAATTTGGTCATTATTCGCTTATGTTTCACCAGAAACTGGCGACTCCGTCATTTTGCAGGTGTTTGCATGTTCAGTTATTGGTGGCTTAGTGAGTCTACCTCTGACGTTCCTTGGCTCAATAATAATTTCTTTAACTGAGAATATACTCATAGTTTTCCTCCACAATTATCTAGGGATCGATCTTAGTTTTCGCCCCTTCTTCTCATTCTTTGTCCTATTAACGACAATTTTAATAAGGCCTCCAGCCGGAGCTGGTGGTGGCTTACCATATAGATATCTCCCCAAAATTAAGACTTTACATAAAAGCATATTAAATGTGCGAGGTGAAAAGAACAATGTTTGA